A window of Desulfobotulus pelophilus contains these coding sequences:
- a CDS encoding polyprenyl synthetase family protein: MGDLKKEIAAAVAEDLAAIEKALVANLTPELDLVRKIAGHTLFSGGKRLRPLLCVLMHRALGGRDAIVTDVAGIFEFLHAATLIHDDVVDEAEVRRGRAASHRLFGAAEAVLTGDFLLARSLNLAAKTGNPEIIAVIANITEQMAQGEIEQLRNKGDLGLSEAAYDRVIERKTAVLIEGSCKTGALLANAGPERVQAAARYGWELGMAFQMADDLLDYTEDESSLGKRPGADLREGKATLPLICALREADSADRAFLESVAGTDFANEDFMRVKAVVHAAGGIAFTRKRAERHVDAAQSALDLLAFGPERKLLEMLASYALVRKS; this comes from the coding sequence ATGGGTGATTTGAAAAAAGAGATTGCTGCTGCCGTTGCAGAGGATCTTGCAGCCATTGAAAAAGCCCTTGTGGCAAATCTGACTCCAGAGCTGGATCTCGTCCGTAAAATTGCCGGTCATACACTGTTTTCAGGGGGTAAGCGCTTACGTCCTCTGCTGTGTGTGCTGATGCACAGGGCTTTGGGCGGACGGGATGCCATTGTGACGGATGTAGCAGGAATTTTTGAGTTTCTTCATGCGGCCACGTTGATCCATGATGATGTGGTGGATGAGGCAGAGGTGAGAAGGGGCAGAGCGGCATCCCACAGGCTTTTTGGTGCTGCGGAAGCGGTATTGACCGGAGACTTTCTTCTGGCCCGTTCGCTGAATCTTGCTGCAAAAACAGGGAACCCTGAAATTATTGCCGTTATTGCCAATATTACGGAACAGATGGCCCAGGGGGAAATTGAGCAGCTGCGGAACAAGGGGGATCTTGGGCTTTCAGAAGCGGCATATGACCGTGTCATTGAACGAAAAACAGCTGTATTGATTGAAGGTTCCTGTAAAACAGGAGCGCTTTTGGCCAATGCCGGACCGGAAAGGGTGCAGGCTGCCGCCCGGTATGGGTGGGAGCTGGGCATGGCTTTTCAGATGGCCGACGATCTTCTGGACTATACGGAGGATGAAAGCAGTCTTGGGAAACGTCCCGGTGCGGATCTGCGGGAAGGAAAGGCCACATTGCCCCTGATCTGCGCCCTGCGGGAAGCTGATTCGGCGGACAGAGCCTTTTTAGAGTCAGTTGCGGGAACGGATTTTGCTAATGAAGATTTCATGCGCGTGAAGGCTGTTGTGCATGCCGCAGGGGGGATTGCCTTCACGCGAAAACGGGCCGAAAGACATGTCGATGCGGCTCAATCCGCTCTGGATCTGCTGGCGTTTGGTCCGGAGAGAAAGCTTTTGGAAATGCTCGCCTCCTATGCGCTGGTGAGAAAAAGTTGA
- a CDS encoding SH3 domain-containing protein: MAQEAKRREKNLYQFAGLVALCFWMVMTSMVCAAERLTVERPTVNVRSGPGTQHSVLWQAEANYPLEVLEKRDGWVRFRDFEGYEGWVSANLTGTTPSVVVKNSKANVRSGPGTSHSIVFTVEKGVPFRVLGRQGEWVRIRHADGDEGWIHRNLVW, encoded by the coding sequence TTGGCACAGGAGGCAAAACGACGGGAAAAAAACCTCTATCAATTTGCGGGCCTTGTGGCGCTTTGCTTCTGGATGGTCATGACTTCCATGGTGTGCGCTGCCGAGCGTCTGACTGTGGAGAGACCAACGGTGAATGTGCGTTCAGGTCCTGGCACACAGCATAGTGTTCTATGGCAGGCGGAGGCCAACTACCCCCTTGAAGTTTTGGAGAAAAGGGATGGGTGGGTTCGGTTTCGGGATTTTGAAGGTTATGAGGGCTGGGTTTCAGCAAACCTCACAGGTACAACACCATCCGTGGTGGTAAAAAATTCCAAGGCTAACGTTCGTTCCGGGCCAGGTACCAGTCATTCCATTGTGTTTACCGTAGAAAAAGGAGTGCCTTTCAGGGTGCTGGGACGTCAGGGCGAATGGGTGCGCATCCGTCATGCCGATGGTGATGAGGGCTGGATCCACAGGAATCTTGTCTGGTAG
- a CDS encoding adenosine kinase, with product MDVRSRISARGKKVLGVGSALTDILVRASDEELQTISHIKGGMTLVDSDFLDGCMKKIPQAGETVPGGAACNTIQGLARLGGEAVFMGKRGNDATGDAFESFLKNSGVHPVLSVSRTPSGRVLSIITPDAQRSMFTFLGASSELAPSDIVREHFETAAIVFMEGYLFFNPDLAFAVLEEAQSSGAVVAMDLASFTVVEAASDLLHDAVPRFVDILIANEDEAYAYTGYRDPLKALEYMASEAGLAVLKMGKDGSLIRSGETLWQIAACNGNSVKDTTGAGDLWAAGFLHGLVLDWPMENCGALASACGYEVCCVVGAQIPEAGWLRICSRFLLTGARVSPVGS from the coding sequence ATGGATGTAAGAAGCCGGATAAGCGCCCGTGGTAAAAAGGTGCTGGGGGTAGGTTCTGCCCTTACGGATATTCTTGTGCGGGCTTCCGATGAGGAACTGCAGACGATCAGCCATATCAAAGGTGGCATGACCCTTGTTGATTCAGATTTTCTGGATGGCTGTATGAAGAAGATCCCTCAGGCTGGAGAAACCGTACCCGGTGGCGCTGCCTGTAATACCATACAGGGCCTTGCCCGGCTTGGGGGTGAAGCTGTTTTTATGGGTAAAAGGGGGAATGATGCAACAGGAGACGCTTTTGAGTCTTTTTTGAAAAATTCGGGTGTACATCCTGTTCTTTCCGTATCCCGGACACCTTCGGGCCGGGTTCTTTCCATTATCACTCCAGATGCGCAGCGGTCCATGTTTACTTTTCTTGGTGCTTCCTCTGAGTTGGCTCCTTCCGATATTGTCCGGGAGCATTTTGAGACAGCTGCCATTGTTTTTATGGAGGGGTATCTCTTTTTCAATCCGGATCTTGCCTTTGCTGTGCTGGAAGAAGCTCAATCATCCGGGGCGGTGGTGGCTATGGATTTAGCCAGTTTTACCGTTGTGGAAGCGGCTTCGGATCTTCTCCATGATGCTGTTCCCCGCTTTGTTGATATTTTAATAGCCAATGAGGATGAGGCCTATGCCTATACGGGGTATCGGGATCCATTGAAAGCACTGGAATATATGGCTTCGGAGGCAGGTCTGGCAGTGTTGAAAATGGGAAAGGATGGCAGTCTTATCCGGTCAGGAGAAACATTATGGCAGATTGCAGCCTGTAACGGGAACTCCGTAAAGGATACGACGGGGGCCGGAGATTTGTGGGCGGCAGGGTTTTTGCATGGCCTTGTTCTGGACTGGCCCATGGAAAACTGCGGAGCTTTGGCTTCCGCTTGTGGGTACGAGGTTTGTTGTGTGGTGGGGGCGCAGATTCCGGAGGCCGGATGGTTGAGAATCTGCTCTCGTTTCTTACTCACCGGGGCAAGAGTGTCCCCTGTCGGTTCCTGA
- a CDS encoding tetratricopeptide repeat protein, whose amino-acid sequence MEEKTNKNKMPEIPFDMIEDDPIARFFTRVWDACNTYTRELVIGGFVLIVVLAGGFGYWGWQVAAERDAATRLGLVLQAAEVTENGSSSVLLEELRALQNDRPGTLSGRMARIYEARMLFDSGDAEAALGAYDVAFSLLGKDKLLGRLIVWERAHVRLALGDKETALSDFTRIASEKDFFLQESAMFHVARLEAEMGAPEKSRAAYERMLDRYPDSPYREVRVF is encoded by the coding sequence ATGGAAGAGAAAACAAATAAAAACAAGATGCCGGAAATTCCTTTTGATATGATTGAGGATGATCCCATTGCCCGTTTTTTTACCCGCGTGTGGGATGCCTGTAATACCTATACCCGAGAGCTTGTTATTGGTGGCTTTGTGCTGATTGTGGTTTTGGCTGGTGGCTTTGGGTACTGGGGATGGCAGGTGGCGGCTGAAAGGGATGCAGCCACGCGCCTGGGGCTGGTCCTGCAGGCGGCGGAGGTGACAGAAAATGGCAGCTCATCTGTTTTGCTGGAAGAGCTGCGGGCTTTGCAGAACGACCGTCCGGGAACCCTTTCCGGCCGTATGGCCCGTATTTATGAGGCACGTATGCTGTTTGATTCAGGGGATGCTGAGGCCGCACTAGGAGCCTATGATGTGGCTTTTTCTTTGCTCGGAAAGGACAAGTTGCTTGGCCGTCTGATCGTGTGGGAGAGGGCTCACGTCCGCTTGGCACTGGGGGATAAAGAAACGGCCCTTTCGGATTTTACGAGAATAGCATCGGAAAAAGATTTCTTTTTGCAGGAGTCTGCCATGTTCCATGTCGCTCGTCTGGAGGCGGAGATGGGAGCACCGGAAAAAAGTCGAGCGGCTTATGAGCGCATGCTGGACCGCTATCCTGATTCACCCTACAGAGAGGTGCGTGTTTTCTGA
- a CDS encoding sigma-54-dependent transcriptional regulator, with translation METILIVDDEKNYPRILSAILEEENYETLSCHSGEEALTLLTESEIDLVLTDMRMPGMDGISLLRAIKNKQPDLPVIMMTAHGTVEKAVEAMQQGAYTYILKPFENETLIQHVGKAMDLYRVVRENRQLRAMIADRFSFSSIIGKSEAMQQIYATIRKVAPSTATILIEGESGTGKELVARALHFNSPRKEKPFIAVNCTALAESLLESELFGHEKGAFTGAISMRKGRFELADGGTLFLDEIGELSPQMQVKLLRVLQEKTIERVGGGKTISVDFRLMAATNKKLHEEVRKERFREDLYYRLHVVHFKIPPLRERDNDILLLAEAFLQKFSPQRTDGQPLSGLSSPCRKHLLDYAWPGNVRQLENVMERAVLLAPGPMITPEDLPKEIREQNTLSPAIPLALPEASLSDSLAHVEKELIERALKASDHIQAHAAARLGITKSGLHQKIKKYNIRVGSSRDKADS, from the coding sequence ATGGAAACCATACTCATCGTTGATGATGAAAAAAACTACCCCCGCATTCTCAGCGCAATCCTTGAAGAGGAAAACTATGAGACACTGAGCTGTCATTCCGGCGAGGAGGCCCTTACACTGCTGACAGAGTCAGAAATAGACCTTGTTCTAACAGATATGCGCATGCCCGGCATGGACGGAATTTCCCTTTTGAGAGCAATCAAAAACAAGCAACCGGATCTTCCCGTCATCATGATGACGGCTCACGGCACCGTGGAAAAAGCCGTCGAGGCCATGCAGCAGGGTGCCTACACCTACATCCTGAAACCTTTTGAAAATGAGACCCTTATCCAGCATGTAGGAAAAGCCATGGATCTCTACCGGGTTGTCCGCGAAAACCGGCAACTCCGGGCAATGATTGCAGACCGCTTTTCATTTTCAAGTATCATAGGCAAAAGCGAAGCCATGCAGCAGATCTATGCCACCATACGGAAAGTCGCTCCATCCACAGCAACCATACTCATCGAAGGAGAATCAGGCACAGGCAAAGAACTGGTGGCCCGCGCCCTGCATTTCAACAGTCCCAGAAAAGAAAAGCCTTTCATTGCCGTCAACTGCACGGCACTTGCGGAAAGCCTTCTTGAATCTGAATTGTTCGGCCATGAAAAAGGTGCTTTTACCGGCGCAATCTCCATGAGGAAAGGACGGTTTGAGCTGGCTGACGGAGGCACCCTGTTTCTGGATGAAATAGGAGAATTAAGCCCCCAAATGCAGGTAAAACTCCTGCGCGTGCTTCAGGAAAAAACCATTGAGCGGGTCGGTGGAGGCAAAACCATTTCCGTTGACTTCCGTCTGATGGCTGCCACCAACAAAAAACTCCATGAAGAAGTGCGCAAGGAACGGTTCCGGGAAGATCTTTACTACAGACTCCATGTTGTTCACTTTAAAATTCCACCTCTGAGGGAAAGGGATAACGATATTCTGCTCCTTGCCGAGGCTTTTTTACAGAAATTTTCACCGCAGAGGACCGATGGGCAACCTCTCTCCGGCCTCAGCAGCCCATGCCGAAAGCATCTTCTTGACTACGCATGGCCCGGCAATGTTCGCCAGCTGGAGAATGTCATGGAAAGGGCCGTCCTTCTTGCCCCCGGCCCCATGATCACCCCAGAGGATCTTCCAAAAGAAATCCGGGAACAAAATACCCTGTCACCGGCCATTCCACTGGCACTGCCGGAGGCCTCACTCAGCGACAGCCTTGCCCATGTGGAAAAGGAACTCATTGAACGTGCCCTGAAAGCTTCCGACCATATACAGGCCCATGCCGCAGCCCGCCTGGGAATCACTAAAAGCGGGCTGCATCAGAAAATAAAAAAATACAACATCCGCGTGGGCTCTTCCCGTGACAAGGCAGATTCATGA
- a CDS encoding ATP-binding protein → MSNFKLISAPEPPSSKKTASPSESFTLVKYFTFSSLVLMFIGAIILSTLHSHLVRNLLIQKSEEYGKLLVENLNHQIFMQFLLPVYFQYGQIQLKDPEQFQRMDAVIRNTLHSFHPDMVNIYDLDNIISYSFNTEIVGEKNLGGTGYQKAMKGESTTSFVQIGNMWEILFRFPRVTRITTFAPLRMEDATASLSGPIIGVVEIVQNVSDDYRKIFRLQLLVILTSSLVMGILFLILRTIVKKGERIIEERNQEQLRLKEEVNQNRHLSALGEMTATISHEIRNPLGIIRSSAELLQKKLNRLDPGNTIAQVIVEESTRMNAIITDFLTYARPRSMAPVPCHPNDILQKNKLFLLQELENDNFDLQIYCAPKVPEITADPALLYQAFLNLILNAMQAMPQGGKIRISILNDPGRIHIIFEDSGPGVPETILTKIREPFFTTKEKGTGLGLGIVDKILVAHGGSMDISNRQEGGARVKITLPSASPDPTGEDRSHGNHTHR, encoded by the coding sequence ATGAGTAATTTCAAGCTGATTTCCGCCCCGGAACCACCCTCTTCCAAAAAAACAGCTTCTCCGAGCGAATCATTTACCCTCGTAAAATATTTTACTTTCAGCAGTCTCGTTCTCATGTTTATCGGGGCCATCATCCTTTCCACCCTGCACAGCCACCTGGTGCGCAATCTTTTAATCCAAAAAAGCGAAGAGTATGGCAAACTCCTTGTAGAAAATCTTAACCATCAAATTTTTATGCAGTTTCTTCTTCCGGTTTATTTTCAGTACGGGCAGATCCAGCTCAAAGATCCAGAACAGTTCCAGCGTATGGACGCTGTAATCCGAAACACTCTCCACAGTTTCCATCCGGACATGGTCAACATTTATGATCTTGACAACATCATATCCTACAGCTTTAACACCGAAATTGTCGGGGAAAAAAACCTGGGCGGCACGGGTTACCAAAAAGCCATGAAAGGAGAATCCACCACATCCTTTGTCCAGATTGGCAACATGTGGGAAATACTCTTCCGCTTTCCCCGTGTCACCCGCATCACGACCTTTGCTCCCCTGCGCATGGAAGATGCAACAGCCTCTCTTTCCGGCCCCATCATCGGTGTTGTGGAAATTGTTCAAAACGTTTCCGATGACTACAGAAAAATTTTCCGCCTTCAGTTGCTGGTCATTCTCACAAGCTCCCTTGTCATGGGAATCCTCTTCCTTATTCTGAGAACCATTGTAAAAAAAGGGGAAAGAATTATCGAAGAAAGAAATCAGGAACAACTCCGTCTCAAAGAAGAGGTTAACCAGAACCGTCACCTCTCTGCTCTTGGCGAAATGACAGCAACCATCTCCCATGAAATCCGCAACCCTCTGGGCATTATACGCAGCTCAGCAGAGCTCCTGCAGAAAAAACTTAACCGACTGGATCCCGGCAATACCATTGCGCAGGTCATTGTTGAGGAATCCACACGCATGAATGCCATCATTACAGACTTTCTTACCTATGCCCGCCCCAGAAGCATGGCACCTGTCCCTTGCCATCCCAACGATATCCTGCAAAAAAACAAACTTTTTCTTTTGCAGGAACTGGAAAATGACAACTTCGACCTTCAGATCTACTGCGCTCCCAAAGTGCCTGAAATTACAGCTGACCCTGCATTGCTTTATCAGGCATTTCTTAACCTCATCCTCAATGCCATGCAGGCCATGCCTCAAGGGGGTAAAATTCGAATCTCCATTCTCAATGACCCGGGCAGAATCCACATTATTTTTGAAGACAGCGGGCCGGGAGTTCCGGAAACAATACTTACAAAAATCAGGGAGCCCTTTTTCACCACAAAAGAAAAAGGAACGGGTCTCGGTCTTGGTATTGTAGATAAAATTCTCGTCGCCCACGGAGGCAGCATGGATATCAGCAACCGGCAGGAAGGCGGCGCCAGAGTAAAAATAACTCTGCCTTCCGCAAGCCCTGATCCAACCGGAGAGGACAGATCCCATGGAAACCATACTCATCGTTGA
- the pilM gene encoding type IV pilus biogenesis protein PilM, which produces MLFGKTNHLVGLDIGSAMVKAAELVETKKGMVLRRFGALALKAGAIEDGIIKDPEHVAAVIRELFSLYQLRNDRVALSIGGYSAIIKKISMPVMEEDALQKSILVEAEQYIPFDIQDIRMDFQVMGENPQNPNQLNVLLVAAKKDLVTQYVEVAELAGLTPAVVDVDALAVQNIYEFVHGISSEEVVLLNVGAAKMSLNIVKEGDSIFMRDVSLGSRQIDSRIRSFTGCSEEEAESLKMAGGGKKMPEEEYSGVVGQVVGQWCTEIGRALDFFYSTYPGDRVEKIVLCGGGAHLETFRDALAAQTGSEVTVMNPFGLVHVDLDKIDEDDIRKMAPQAAVCMGLALRKMEDK; this is translated from the coding sequence ATGTTGTTTGGAAAGACAAATCATCTAGTAGGGCTGGATATTGGTTCGGCCATGGTGAAGGCGGCGGAACTGGTGGAAACCAAAAAGGGGATGGTTCTCAGGCGCTTCGGGGCATTAGCTCTCAAAGCTGGTGCCATAGAAGATGGCATTATCAAGGATCCTGAGCATGTTGCTGCCGTCATCCGGGAACTTTTTTCGCTTTACCAGCTTCGCAATGACAGGGTTGCTCTGTCCATTGGCGGGTATTCTGCCATTATCAAAAAAATCAGCATGCCTGTGATGGAAGAAGATGCCCTTCAAAAAAGTATTCTTGTGGAGGCAGAACAGTATATTCCATTCGATATTCAGGATATCCGTATGGATTTCCAGGTGATGGGGGAAAATCCACAAAATCCGAATCAGCTGAACGTGCTTCTCGTTGCGGCCAAGAAAGATCTGGTCACCCAGTATGTGGAAGTGGCAGAGCTTGCCGGTCTGACCCCGGCCGTTGTGGATGTCGATGCCCTGGCAGTTCAGAATATTTATGAGTTTGTTCACGGTATTTCTTCAGAGGAAGTGGTCCTGCTGAACGTGGGGGCAGCAAAGATGTCCCTGAATATCGTGAAGGAGGGAGATTCCATATTTATGAGGGATGTTTCCCTTGGTTCCCGGCAGATTGATTCGAGAATCCGTTCCTTCACGGGATGTTCGGAAGAAGAGGCAGAGTCTCTGAAAATGGCCGGTGGCGGAAAAAAAATGCCAGAAGAAGAGTACTCTGGCGTTGTTGGTCAGGTTGTCGGCCAGTGGTGTACGGAAATAGGAAGGGCTCTGGACTTTTTTTATTCCACCTACCCAGGAGACCGGGTTGAAAAAATTGTTCTTTGCGGTGGAGGAGCCCATCTCGAAACCTTCAGGGATGCACTGGCCGCACAGACCGGATCCGAGGTTACGGTGATGAATCCCTTTGGGCTGGTACATGTGGATCTCGATAAAATTGATGAGGATGATATCCGGAAAATGGCTCCCCAGGCTGCTGTATGTATGGGCTTGGCGCTGAGAAAGATGGAAGACAAATGA
- a CDS encoding PilN domain-containing protein codes for MIRINLLPFRAARKKENIRRQVSIFLLSLVLVFLVMGVAYMRMETQVRESRDVLERLRKEATTLEREAREVGVIRRELELLNQKIAVLESLETGRRGSVDIFEALTDAVIAQRMWLLTYREDGGSVRMSGLALDDKTVADFMTNLEKSGFFSSVSLESVRQQMQGNIALRAFSLVCQKENPAGS; via the coding sequence ATGATACGAATTAATCTTTTGCCGTTCAGGGCGGCACGGAAGAAAGAGAATATCCGTCGTCAGGTTTCCATTTTCCTGCTTTCCCTTGTACTGGTTTTTCTGGTGATGGGTGTTGCTTATATGCGGATGGAAACCCAGGTGAGAGAAAGCCGTGATGTTCTTGAACGATTGCGGAAAGAAGCCACTACCCTTGAAAGAGAAGCCAGGGAGGTTGGAGTTATCCGCAGGGAGCTGGAACTTCTGAATCAGAAAATCGCTGTCCTCGAGTCCCTTGAAACAGGCAGACGGGGGTCGGTGGATATTTTTGAAGCACTTACGGATGCTGTGATTGCTCAGCGTATGTGGCTTCTTACTTACAGAGAAGATGGCGGATCGGTACGAATGAGCGGACTGGCCCTTGATGATAAAACCGTTGCGGATTTTATGACTAATCTTGAAAAAAGCGGGTTCTTTTCCTCCGTCAGCCTTGAGAGTGTGCGGCAGCAGATGCAGGGTAATATTGCTCTGAGGGCTTTTTCCCTGGTATGTCAGAAAGAAAATCCTGCAGGTTCTTAA
- a CDS encoding type 4a pilus biogenesis protein PilO yields MTEDRKKKAGGNVTKQLADASARLEPFFNQINGLTRLQRFLVVAVTMVVLCGGFFYLLYLPKMQALAQIREDTRLVEDRIVRARANLRQLKPLQEERAEKEMAFKEAMRALPERREIPMFLSSISASGRDAGLDFLLFKPESEVLREFYAEIPVSVEMVGGFHETVTFLDHLARMPRVVNVRGVEMQSQADREKGQTIRTRCQIVTYRFVEVASASGESAQRGHAQ; encoded by the coding sequence ATGACAGAAGATCGAAAAAAGAAAGCTGGGGGGAATGTAACCAAGCAGCTGGCCGATGCCAGTGCCCGGCTGGAACCTTTTTTTAACCAGATTAATGGTCTTACACGATTGCAGAGATTTCTGGTGGTTGCGGTGACCATGGTAGTTCTTTGTGGTGGTTTTTTTTATCTTCTTTATCTTCCTAAAATGCAGGCGTTGGCCCAGATCCGTGAGGATACCCGTTTGGTGGAAGATAGAATTGTCAGGGCACGGGCTAATCTTCGGCAGCTCAAGCCCCTTCAGGAAGAGAGAGCCGAAAAAGAGATGGCTTTTAAAGAGGCCATGAGGGCATTGCCGGAAAGACGAGAAATTCCGATGTTTCTGTCATCCATTTCTGCTTCCGGCAGAGATGCCGGACTGGATTTTTTGCTGTTTAAACCGGAGTCAGAGGTCCTGAGGGAATTTTATGCCGAAATTCCTGTATCCGTAGAAATGGTTGGCGGTTTTCATGAAACGGTAACCTTTCTCGATCACCTTGCCAGAATGCCTCGTGTGGTGAATGTTCGCGGGGTGGAAATGCAGAGCCAGGCGGATAGGGAAAAGGGGCAGACGATACGGACGCGATGTCAGATTGTGACCTATCGTTTTGTGGAGGTAGCATCTGCATCCGGTGAGTCTGCACAGAGAGGTCACGCGCAATGA